The Haloarcula sp. DT43 DNA window TTGTGATGCTATCCAGCGGCACTGACTGTTACCAGGACCGCCGGACCGCTCAGATTACCCGTGGTGCTGTCGCCGAACTCATCACCCACGATATTCCTGTCCGTATCCTCACCCGAAGCCCTGCTGTGACGCGGGATCTTGATCTCTTCCAAGCTGCCGGCGACAGGATTACCGTCGGCTCGTCGATTCCATCCTTCGATGCCACGCTCGTGAAAGCGATGGAACCGAACGCCCCGCCACCGATGACTCGCTGGCAGGCGCTGGATACGCTCCAGCAGGCCGGTGTGTCGGTGTTCGTCTCGATGTCACCCACATACCCGACGATGGGCGAGGACGACTTTCACGAGCTACTCAGCTACTTTAGAGCGCTCGGTGAGGTTGTTGTCTTCCACGAGCCGATCAACCCCCGCGGCGCGAACTTCCAGCAGTGTCTCGACGCCGCCAAGGAAGCCGGCTATGATGACGTTGTCGACGAACTCCAGCAGATGCAGGACAGCCACCAGTACTGGGTCGAATACGCCCTCGAACAATTGAATACGGTCCAGCAGGTCGCAACGCGCTTCGACGGACTCGAAGTGCATTCTTGGCCCGACGATGAGCTGGTGCGTTCGACGAGTGGCCAACTTCGGTCGAAACTCAAAGCGATGCAACAGGCTGTGTCACCGGAGTCGTTCTCCGAACGGACGCCAGATGCATCGCCAGAGCAATCCGAATTAGCTCGCGACGGCGAGTCCGTCGAGCATCTCATCTAACGACCAGCAGTTGTCGGGATGAGACTCATCTTCGCTCTGTCAAAAGCCGGCTTGGACGGTTATTCAGCGCGGCTAACCAACAACTGGAACGGCATTGCCCCAGTGTTAGGTTCGGAGAGTCGTGCCAAGAAGAGGGCGCATATCCCCGCTAGAATATCGTTCTGGCATAAACCTGAAATCTATAATCTACAAGACCAGCAACTGAATGTATGAAAATTATACCAACCGACGCCAGGGACGTTCGGACTCGCGTTCACCTCCGAGCCGGTAGTATGGATGGTGCTGATGTTGTTGCTTATGGAGACGTGGGTATCCTCCCGGAGAACGTAGAACAAGAGCTACGTCAGATTCTCAGCGATCATCCTATTAAACGATATCCTGAGGGAACATATCTCGGTGTGTTTGCCTCGTCCGATTTAGAGAGTAGAGACATCCGTGACCCAGATGCTGTCTTATCAGACCCATACCCACGCAATATCGAGTTGAGCGAATTTCCACCTGAGCAAAACCAACTCTACAAATGGTAACTCCTTTGCGAACGCCTCACCTCGGGCTAGCTGAACTGTGGCGTCGACTCCGGCATTGATCCAGTCTGGCAGCGATGCCACAGTTTGATTGGTATCGTGCGGACCAAGCCACCTCGTCACGCCGAGTCGCTACCAACGGCTCACACCCAGCCGTCCGGGAGGCGTTCGCTGTGGGTCTGGATCAACTCGATAAACGGCTCGATTTCCGCGAACTGTGGGCCCTGACTGACCTCATGGGTCTGTTCGTCCCACACAATGTAGCCAGCCGCGGCCAACCTTGGGAGATGGTTATGAACGTACTCGGCGTGGATCGGTGTCCCCGGTGCTGATTCGTCGGCCCGAAGTTCAGTGAAATGGACCGTCTCAGTGGGCTGGCAAGCAGCGAGCCCGGTCAGCAGCCGGCGGCGAGGCTGTGCCTGCAAGCACTCGAAGAGTGTGTTCCAGGTATTTTCCTCACTCATACGCATCTACTCAATCCCCAGCGCTGCCGCCACTATCACGCTGACAATCAATAGCGCAATGAAACTAGCAGACAGCCACGAGAACCCGGGTACAGCAGCCAGGCTCGATTGTATATCGATGGCTGCCGTCGCCAGGGGGCCTGCGATGACAACGACAACGAAAGCTCCGAGTATGAACCGGCCGTCACTCTGTCCGCGCTGCAGGTTCTGATCAGTGTTCAATACATGTTCTGACGATGTGCAACGTCGTGCACTGTCTTCGTCATCAACCATCGACACCGCAACGGACACTCGCCGGGGGCTAAAACCGGGTAGACCGTTTAGAGAGTCGCTACTGGGGGTTGACGGCCATCAAGGGGCCCCTGTTTCATCGTCAACCCTCTAGCTCATCCCTTTATTTGTCCGGTTATTCAACCGGATGGCATGGCGCAGGTGCCGTCAGAGTTTGAGGAAGAATTCGAAGCGAAGAAGGAGACCTTCTTCGGCATCGCTGAGTTGCTCTACGCCAACCCCGGCCGGCAATACACCCAGCAGGAACTCGCCGAGCGATTCGACTGTTCGACGACGACGATCAGCAACCACACCCAGGAGATGAACGAGTGGCTTGACCGTCGCGACGGCCAGACCACCTATGGCTGGAACGTCGATGTTTACGATCCCGGCCACACGGAGACAACGATGGCAGTGCGTCGATTCTACGCGGACCTCTGGAAGTTATTGAAGAAGCACTCACGGACCGGCCCAAGCGCGCTTGCGCTCTTTGGGTTCATCATGCTGCTCACCGGCACCGTCATGTTCTCGATCTATGTGGGATTCGCGCTCGAACTCTTCGCGGAATCGGCCCTCCCGGCCGGCATCTACCTGGGGATTGCCATTGGGTGTCTGGTCACCGGCGTCATTGTGACACTCTGTGCGCCGTATATGGCCTGGGTCAGTGGAATTCTCTGGCCTCGACTGCCGGGGAATTCGTTTGAGAAAGAAGAGTGAGAGCTTCGCTCAGAACAAGTGTTCTCAGGTCTATACTCCCTCGATAACACTCCGAAACTCGGCCCTGATATCGGCGGGTCCTTGGTCAGTAATCTGGTCCGAGGTGTTGGGGCATGAGTTGTATCGTTGAAGAACGACGGCGGGTCTGGCGTGCCGCTCGGGTGATTCGAGCCGAGGTTCCAATCGAGTCGGTGGACGTGCTTTCGCCAAGCACGAGTTAGTACGGTGAATGAACGCTCGATGCCGTTCTTCGGGACGCTGAGGGTGTGCCGCCAGAGGTACTGCGTGAGCTGGCGTTGGCTGAGTTGACGTTGCAGCCGACGGCGTGAAGATGGGGTATGAGCACGTGGCCGCGACGGTGCAGAGAGTAAATGCTAACCAACGAATAATGTGGACCCGCCCACTGTTGGTTAGCCAACACGCGACCTGCTTTCTGACGGTCATTCATTCTTTATTCGTCCGCCTGAAGCAATGACTTAGTAAACGTATCTGCTGATTGACCTGAGAGGGCTGCAGTTCCAACCATGTAGAGAAAGTATCTACCACGTGGTTATTGGGATGCTGATTATAGAATAAAATATTTTACCGAGTATTCAGTAGGTTACACTATCATAGACATCCAATTTGTATTCTTATGACTGATACTTCACTTCCAATCGGTATCGACCTTGGAACATCGAACAGTGTCATCGCCACCGCAACCAGCGGCGATTTCACCGTCCTCGAAAACAAGCGGGGAGACCGCAAAACGCCCTCTGTCGTAAGCTACGACTGGGAGTCGAACGAGGTCTTCGTCGGGAGACAAGCAGAGAACCGAGCGGTGAGCAACCCCGAAGACACTATCCAGTCGATTAAGCGCCACATGGGGGAGGACGAGACGTTCCCTCTCGGGAACGAGACTCATCGCCCTGAAAGCATCAGTGCCCTCATTCTCCAAAAGCTCATTCAAGACGCAGAAGCCCAGTTGAACCAGTCTCTCGAAAATGCAGTCATCACGGTTCCTGCCTACTTCTCGGAGAAACAACGGAAGGCTACAAAGAAGGCCGGTGAAATTGCCGGAATCACAGTTGACCGAATAATTTCCGAACCGACCGCAGCGTGTCTGGCATACGGTCTCCAATCCAGCTCTTCAAAGACCGTATTCGTCTACGACCTCGGCGGCGGAACGTTCGATTGCTCTGTTGTAAATATCACCGACGGTGTCGTCGAGGTTCAGGGCGTCGACGGTGACGCCGACCTCGGCGGAGACGATTACGACGGGTTGGTCGTTTCGTGGCTCATCGACCAGATTGAACAAAGTCACGGAAGCAAGCCAGACGTAGCCGACCCGACTGTAGAATCTCGCCTATTTGAAGCCGCAAAGAAAGCGAAACACGAGTTGACCTCCCTGAAATCGACTACATTTTCGCTCCCGTACGTCGAATTAGAAGATGGGAGTACAGCAAACTTCGAAGAAACGCTCACCAGGGATACGTTCAAACAGATAACTGCAGGTCCAACGCAAGAGACGCTGGACATCACGAAAGACTTTCTCAGAGATACCGGCGTCTCGCCAGCGGATATCGACGATGTGATTCTGGTTGGTGGGTCGACTCGAATGCCTGCCATACGGAATGCAGTAGAGCAACTATTCGGTCAAAAACCCAGAGTTGGAATCAACCCTGACACTATCGTCGCACTCGGGGCTACAGCACAGGCCTGTATCAGCCAGGAAATACCAGTTCCATCGTCTACTCCGACTGCTATCACCCCCAAATCAGAATCCTCGTCAGAAGAATCTGTGCTTGGAAACGGGTCACAGCCCGTGTTAGTAGATGTTCTCCCGCAGACCGTCGGAGTGAAGCTCGGTGACGCTCAAACGAAGGAGTTCTATTTCCAGCCCCTCATCATGAAAGACGAGTCTATTCCAGCCGAGACAGAAGTGTCTACGACCCCGCTCGAAGACTACCAGACTCACTCTACATTCGAGATATATCAAGGGAACTCCGGGACGCTTGAAGAGAATGAATTGGTTGACCAGTTCACTCTCGGCCCATATCCTCCGAAGGAACGCGAAGAAGCCAGTCACCGGATTAGCATTCACATCGACGCTGAGGGCATTATCCACGTCGAGGCTGTGGACGAACAACACGACATCCGAGAAGGTATTGAGATCGATGCTGAATTTGAACTCAGCGATAGTGAAGTGCAGGAGATGAAGGACGATCTGCCAGCTCTCCACGATTGAGAAGCTAATATGGATAGTAGTACCGCAGCCGACATCCTCGGGGTCTCAAAGGGTGCAAGCGAGGATGAGATTGAAGAGGCCTACCGAGCGGCCGTCAAATCTCACCACCCGGATATTTCTGACGACCCTGACGCGACCGAGAAGTTTCTCCAGGTGAAAGAAGCGAAAGAGATACTGTTAAAGTTCGCTCAGCGCCGCCAACAGTCGACGCAGACGGGACACAAAAAGTCGAACCAAGACTCGGGTTCGGGCACTCGACGTCGCAGCCAACGCTCGTATCATCAACAACATACTAGGAAGACATATCGAAAACCGAGCGAGGAACGAACCGAGAACACCAACGAGTCGTCCGAAAGGTCAAACGCATCGGACTGGCGTTCAGAGCGTCAGCGCCGGAAGGGCGGCAAACGACAGTCGCGAACTACGTCGAGGTCACAGTCTACATCGAAATCTAAGACTCGAACGCAATCTCACGGTACGTCTCAATCAAACGACGACACCCAGTCTGACGACCAGTCCCAGTCCAGCGGCCAAAATCACCCACAATCACAATCGAAACCACTGAACTGGGAGGGCGTGGTGACCTGTGCGAGAATTCTGTTTTGGGGTGACCGGCCAGACCATCGGAACCCGTTCAAGGGGCGGACCATCCCGAAAACCATTCTATACACGACGATTACGCTCCTTGCTGGAGTTATCCACGCTGTTTGTGATGGGTTCTTCAGACCTGGGAAGGTTCGAGAATCGCGAGTGAAAGGTTACTCGTTAGGATTAGCGCCCTTCCAGCTACTGAATGCTATCTCGTATTCGGGAGAGAGGTTCACCGCTGTACTCCGACAGTGGCAGAGTCCGACTGCGTTCATCGCGAGCATAATTGGCTTGACCCCTGCTGCCTTGGTGAATGGGCTATCTCATCCGATTTCTTGGCTTCAAGGTGCTGGCCTCATCACTGGTGTAACGTGCCTGTATGTGGGGGTAGCCCTCTACGACTTCAATTTAGACGAGGGGAGTGTAGACAATACAGGGAACTCCCCTACAGAGAACCTTGACGAAGAGCGTTGGTCCCCATTAGGAGACCTCCTACTGTTGACGCTCTTTACCGTGTCATACGCCATCGCCACCACAGTCGCACCAAGCCTGTTCTACACGTCAGCACTGTTTTTCCCAATCTTGTTTGTCTACTCACTTCCTGTGGCTTACGTCCTTGAGCGTGGGTACAAACGAACAACAGGGAATAGTCCGGACACTGTCTTTGGATACAAAGGGCAGGTGGGAACACTCGCGGTCAGTATGGTGCTCGTCGGCGTGGTC harbors:
- a CDS encoding SPL family radical SAM protein yields the protein MELTWDTGDSWFERTYAVEHAGETVATFDDEPTLDELRALSRDYGAPTERLDLWQAGLLCTQCNDEINDRFAANPQGDLLCWDCATDTESHDEQGITVNTDPTKSVMSESHLHTKSLCDHVINVATGCRHGCEFCYVPTTPAIDSRDAMLAEQADVDDPQTDWGSYLLYRDDLPERLGNILEERDPSERKLTDRGRGVVMLSSGTDCYQDRRTAQITRGAVAELITHDIPVRILTRSPAVTRDLDLFQAAGDRITVGSSIPSFDATLVKAMEPNAPPPMTRWQALDTLQQAGVSVFVSMSPTYPTMGEDDFHELLSYFRALGEVVVFHEPINPRGANFQQCLDAAKEAGYDDVVDELQQMQDSHQYWVEYALEQLNTVQQVATRFDGLEVHSWPDDELVRSTSGQLRSKLKAMQQAVSPESFSERTPDASPEQSELARDGESVEHLI
- a CDS encoding HTH domain-containing protein; the protein is MAQVPSEFEEEFEAKKETFFGIAELLYANPGRQYTQQELAERFDCSTTTISNHTQEMNEWLDRRDGQTTYGWNVDVYDPGHTETTMAVRRFYADLWKLLKKHSRTGPSALALFGFIMLLTGTVMFSIYVGFALELFAESALPAGIYLGIAIGCLVTGVIVTLCAPYMAWVSGILWPRLPGNSFEKEE
- a CDS encoding Hsp70 family protein codes for the protein MTDTSLPIGIDLGTSNSVIATATSGDFTVLENKRGDRKTPSVVSYDWESNEVFVGRQAENRAVSNPEDTIQSIKRHMGEDETFPLGNETHRPESISALILQKLIQDAEAQLNQSLENAVITVPAYFSEKQRKATKKAGEIAGITVDRIISEPTAACLAYGLQSSSSKTVFVYDLGGGTFDCSVVNITDGVVEVQGVDGDADLGGDDYDGLVVSWLIDQIEQSHGSKPDVADPTVESRLFEAAKKAKHELTSLKSTTFSLPYVELEDGSTANFEETLTRDTFKQITAGPTQETLDITKDFLRDTGVSPADIDDVILVGGSTRMPAIRNAVEQLFGQKPRVGINPDTIVALGATAQACISQEIPVPSSTPTAITPKSESSSEESVLGNGSQPVLVDVLPQTVGVKLGDAQTKEFYFQPLIMKDESIPAETEVSTTPLEDYQTHSTFEIYQGNSGTLEENELVDQFTLGPYPPKEREEASHRISIHIDAEGIIHVEAVDEQHDIREGIEIDAEFELSDSEVQEMKDDLPALHD